The sequence below is a genomic window from Cucumis melo cultivar AY chromosome 5, USDA_Cmelo_AY_1.0, whole genome shotgun sequence.
TCTTGCACCTATTTCACATAAAGCTACTCAGCCCCCTTGAACACTGAGATTTCACAAATATCTACAATAATAGAGATgagaaataatttcatttttctgaCTATTTAGGGTGGTACCTGTTCCAGAGATGCCCGTTCTACCCGCATGGACATACCCAAGGCCCTCTGATCTACAACACAGTCAATAGAAAAGAAGgtaaaaaaaacagaaaacctGAATATTTCACCCACTTAATTGGCTAAAGTTGTGGGAGAAGGGATAGCATACGTTTCTTTCCATTGATGTGATCCAAGTAATTTGCAGAATCCTTGACGACACATTCACAAACAGAACAGTAATATCCAGCCTGAAAAAGAATTCATTgatataaagaagaaaaaaaaagcaataaGATATCAAGTGCAATTCATATTTCATTGCAAAGCATCCAATGGGGGATACTCAATTCAAGAGCACATTAACCAAAACCATACATGCAAAGCCACTCTCATTTATCCTCcagtttttcttttcaagtCAATAAGTTACACACTCTGTTAAAGTTGAAATTACTAAATTGTTATTCAAGATTTAACTCCAGCAATTCCAAGAGAAAAGATGGTCAAATGTGATACCTGCTGGCTTAGAGGTGCAACTGGAGTGACAACCTGTAGAAGATGAATTAAAGATCAAAAAAGAATGAAACAGGTCAGAATCATAAGACATTGAGCACATCAACTAAAACCTAAGGTTGAGAAAATTATATTGACATGTGCAAGACGTACAAAGAAAATCTTGTTCACAGTGAGGTGATAGTTGATTGCCTTTAATCAAGTGTGATTCCCCAATTCATATATGAGTTCATCAAGACAGAACTAACGGATATAACcttttatatgttttttccATCACTATTAGCGGTTAGACAAACTATAAAGTGAATATACAAAATAGTATTTCCCCATCATCACAAATATGCCTTGCAGAGAAAATCTAACATGCTGGCCAATTCACTACGTGCATTACAGGTAATAAGAAATAAGTCTTATATGTCAAAAAATGATGCCACAGAGAACTTGAATCTACAGGAGCATCCGTCCAGAGGCCACAGGCGAAATCTGATAACCTAAAAGTTAATATGCTAAAGATTTTGAAAGTTAACGAAAAAAACGAACAATTAACAACACAAGACAGCCTTAACTTCACCACGGAAATACAAAAGAGAAGTGCAAAATACAGTTTCAACATCAAGGTGTCTAAAATACACATGAATTCAAGACAGACAGAAAAATGGCAGACTAACCTGGGTCTTTCCCAATCGGGACTCGAGGTCGACCTCGTAATCTCTATGTTTCAATGGTTTTCGTTGCACTGGTGGACCTTTCACTGAAGAAAGTTGGCAAATTAAATCCTTCTGAACCCAAATCTACATAATCTAGTTTCTATAGCTACACGTGAACACAAGCAGTTCCTCAACAGAAACTTGAAGAAAAGAAACACTTACATTTCGACTTAACCCTCTCAACCTCCTGAAATACAGGTAAAAGACATCACAATCAGAAAAATTTGAAACATTTGAGGAATACTCATATAAATACGCATTAAGATGACGATGAAAACGAGAATTTCCAAAAGCCCCAACCTGTTTTTCACGCTCACGAGCTCGTTCCAAATACTCCTCCCGATCAAATTTCCTTCTAAAGGTGTTATCAACTCCAGCTGCCTACATACAAGAAATCGACCAAATTACTTCCAAGTACAAACCTCAccaaaatccaaaaaaaaaaaaaaaaagagaggcaAAGATTATTGATcattcttaattatttttctcaGAGGAATATGTTTGAATAGAATATCAGTAACTTAGGGTTCAAAACGAAAGACGAGACTATAACTTACAGTATTGCTGGTATGAGCCATCACTGCCCAAAAAAAACCTTGACCTAACTACCGAAACTCAGATGGGATTCTTCTGAAAAAAACCAATCCCAGAAAAAATCCAATAAGAAAGATAAGAAAGCAACATCAATTGATGCGAAAACAGAAGAACAGCAAATGAGAGAAGGTGATGAAACCGTGAAATCACATGTTAAGGTAGGAAAATAAGGTGACTGAGACACACAGGGCGTTTGGTCTAGTGGTATGATTCTCGCTTCGGGTGCGAGAGGTCGTGAGTTCGATTCTCGCAACGCCCCCAATCGCCGGTCGCCAGACGGCGGCGTTTTCAGTTTCCTTTTTTGCTCCCTGCAATTTCACTAGTGCGACGGCAGAGGTTCGACCCTGATTTTttcgtttctttttttttttcttttttctctttccttttcttttgctTGAATTTTATGAAGATGACAACCTCACCAAATTTTGGTTTTCCTAAAAGAAAAGGGTTAAAGGGTCTTAGGGGAAAGCAATAAGAAAAACGAGAGATTAGGAAAATGAAAGAATTATAATAATTCTTGTTGAGACGAAGGAATAAGTTGAAagattattatttataatttttgtttgaaaaaggAAAACGTGGAAAGGaatatgataatttttttttattttctttttttaattagtatagagcgaaatttacataaatgtaacaaaactgcaAAAATGTTTCAGGTTTGtattttcatatttcttttcttcattcGTTCCTCCTCTTGTTATTTCGTCTTCGTCATCTTTTCCTAcgatttcatctttcttcttttctctttttttttttcgatttcttttcatcatcttccttatttttcaattctttatttacatcgtttaatatttcaatcgtttttttttcgcttcgattttttttcatcgtctttatactttccctcttctttttttcgctgcaatttttttccatcgtcttgCAATTTATGCGTTTACATTTgagtaacaaaatctaaacaattgtatacaacaaaatagcaaaatctaaaatatcgtgtataaagaatcttaaaaaaaatcatttatattgaaatagccaaatgtaaatgatcgtgtaaaaaaaataaaa
It includes:
- the LOC103494358 gene encoding uncharacterized protein LOC103494358; translation: MAHTSNTAAGVDNTFRRKFDREEYLERAREREKQEVERVKSKLKGPPVQRKPLKHRDYEVDLESRLGKTQVVTPVAPLSQQAGYYCSVCECVVKDSANYLDHINGKKHQRALGMSMRVERASLEQVQERFEVLKKRKTPGSFTEQDLEERILKQQQEEEQRKRERRERKKEKKKEKAAEEEPEVDPDVAAMMGFGGFRSSKK